A genomic segment from Melanotaenia boesemani isolate fMelBoe1 chromosome 9, fMelBoe1.pri, whole genome shotgun sequence encodes:
- the rwdd2b gene encoding RWD domain-containing protein 2B: MSYLECAESQLAEIELLTSMFPTVEELEFTDQLALAELRDYVDGSTSADNSPSSRPQFLIKQKLDPISIEETEVILSCAYPSDYPNVLPEITVRCSGLSRAQQTQLQAHLNKYLMENCQGEVCVLAAVDWVKDNLQSFINESLLAAPAPKKESSSSQSQEVFSRLWIYSHHIYNKSKRKNILEWSKELGLSGFSMPGKPGVVCVEGPQSACEEFWSRVKVLTWKKIMIRHREDITIERQREDSKSVEGIDSLRKFTGFEEALFDPHGNRGNHMDLGQLYQFLNEKGCCDVFQIYFGIEGR; the protein is encoded by the exons ATGTCATATTTGGAGTGTGCCGAGTCTCAGCTTGCAGAGATAGAGCTTCTAACCAGCATGTTTCCCACTGTGGAGGAACTGGAGTTCACTGACCAGCTGGCACTTGCTGAGCTCAGGGACTACGTAGATGGCTCTACCTCAGCAGACAACTCTCCTTCTTCCAGACCACAGTTCCTCATCAAACAGAAGCTTGACCCTATAAGCATAGAGGAG ACGGAGGTCATCCTGTCCTGTGCCTATCCATCTGATTATCCTAATGTGCTACCAGAAATAACAGTACG ATGTTCTGGTCTTAGTAGAGCTCAGCAGACGCAGCTACAGGCACATCTCAATAAATACCTCATGGAAAACTGCCAAGGGGAAGTATGCGTTCTCGCTGCTGTGGACTGGGTAAAAGACAACCTGCAGTCTTTCATTAATGAGAGCTTATTAGCAGCACCTGCTCCCAAGAAAGAGTCGTCTTCTTCACAGTCACAGGAAGTGTTCAGCCGACTGTGGATCTACAGCCACCACATCTACAACAAGTCAAAGAGGAAGAATATCTTAGAGTGGTCCAAGGAGTTGGGCCTATCAGGGTTCAGCATGCCTGGGAAGCCTGGTGTTGTCTGTGTGGAAGGTCCTCAGTCTGCCTGCGAGGAGTTTTGGTCCAG agTGAAGGTTTTGACATGGAAAAAGATCATGATCCGGCATAGAGAAGATATTACCATTGAACGTCAACGTGAGGACAGCAAGAGTGTTGAGGGTATAGATTCCCTGCGCAAATTCACAGGCTTTGAGGAGGCATTGTTTGACCCCCATGGGAACAGAGGGAATCACATGGACCTTGGGCAGCTCTACCAGTTCTTAAATGAGAAAGGCTGTTGTGATGtgtttcagatttattttggcATTGAAGGAAGGTAG
- the usp16 gene encoding ubiquitin carboxyl-terminal hydrolase 16 isoform X1 — MGKKRGKVKSSREDDDIDLTVPSCRHIKRGADQTLLKKLVGISDWMSCQDCKQEENKENINSSLPQDTEEKETEALWMCLKCGHRGCGRNSENKHAVKHYETPRSDPHCLVVSLDNWSVWCYMCDDEVQYSTTGHLAQLVTNLKKQITADPIKIPQKKGKEEVDVSETVQKSETVCIAESENKENKKNRSPQRKNIKKDSDGKSQNQNKTEENYGVPVKGLSNLGNTCFFNAVIQNLSQTQLLRETLNKVTEEKQSLDIKPDSSLKLEPIVVELDQPGSLTFAMCQLLSEIQETKKGVVTPRELFTQVCKKASRFKGFQQQDSQELLRYLLDGMRAEELKRVNTGIMNTLKQSSKCTDGEHLKTLAKDYEKNGLPKNFVDQVFGGEMTSTIMCQQCKTVSIVMEMFLDLSLPVSEEAYRKKNQKKVQKTSESSHEGRSSPALNNGNDDIPTGAGSKYQQKKAKKQAKKQAKHQKRQHKLEGKVTLDSLTSPSPAETQQTDATADAMDGENANIKPYEKDSLSEENPTLVNLSEQDQSIELEKEEDGDLETDCDSLATSSVSNRFTVLSAEQHSQDSLYDEMSNMDQEGEEDTLLVDKMEKVTLDDAFIEESDSVEQGTESEDDLLEAKEYTVINQDPELAFHTLATRTTPEKQESSVQSCLFQFTEVETLMQNNSLLCVTCTKRQLKEDKAGGSKKNIYTDALKQMLISSPPAVLTLHLKRFQQSGYSICKVNRHVHFPLILDIAPYCAAKCKNLPEGDAKILYSLYGIVEHSGTMRSGHYTAYVKVRPECPKASSKGLIEADHFLSGDADPPRGSWFHISDTSFQPVSESKVMSCQAYLLFYERIL; from the exons ATGGGAAAGAAGAGGGGGAAGGTCAAGAGCTCGAGAGAGGATGATGACATTGACCTGACag ttCCATCCTGCAGACATATTAAAAGAGGAGCGGACCAAACTCTTCTAAAGAAACTTGTGGGTATTTCTGATTGGATGAGTTGTCAGGACTGTAAgcaagaggaaaataaagaaaatatcaaCTCATCCTTGCCTCAAGATacagaagaaaaggaaacagaagcCTTGTGGATGTGCTTGAAATGTGGCCATAGA GGATGTGGAAGGAATTCTGAAAACAAGCATGCCGTTAAACATTATGAAACTCCTCGCTCAGATCCACATTGTCTTGTGGTCAGTTTGGACAACTGGAGTGTGTG GTGTTATATGTGTGATGATGAAGTCCAGTACTCAACAACAGGACATTTGGCACAACTGGTCACTAACCTGAAAAAGCAAATTACTGCAGACCCCATAAAGATACCACAGAAAA AAGGGAAGGAGGAAGTGGATGTATCAGAAACTGTACAGAAATCAGAAACTGTATGCATAGCAGAAAGTGAGAAcaaggaaaacaagaaaaacaggaGTCCTCAAAGGAAGAACATCAAGAAAGACAGTGATGGGAAatcacaaaaccaaaacaaaactgaagaaaactATGGTGTTCCAGTAAAAGGACTGAGCAACCTAGGAAACACCTGTTTCTTTAATGCAGTCATTCAG AATCTTTCACAAACACAGCTCTTAAGAGAGACTCTCAACAAAGTGACAGAAGAAAAGCAAAGTCTTGACATTAAACCTGATTCCTCTTTGAAACTG GAGCCTATAGTTGTGGAATTAGATCAGCCTGGATCCCTGACTTTTGCAATGTGTCAGCTACTCAGTGAAATCCAGGAAACCAAGAAGGGTGTGGTAACACCAAGAGAATTGTTCACACAAGTCTGTAAAAA GGCTTCCAGGTTCAAAGGATTTCAGCAGCAAGATAGCCAGGAACTGCTGCGCTACCTGCTGGATGGGATGCGAGCTGAGGAGCTGAAA AGGGTAAATACAGGGATAATGAACACATTGAAACAATCAAGTAAATGCACAGATGGAGAACATCTGAAAACATTAGCAAAAG ATTATGAGAAAAATGGACTTCCAAAAAACTTTGTTGACCAAGTTTTTGGTGGGGAAATGACCAGCACTATAATGTGTCAGCAGTGCAAAACG GTGTCTATTGTAATGGAGATGTTTTTGGATCTTTCCCTTCCTGTTTCTGAGGAG gcatacagaaagaaaaatcaaaagaaagttCAAAAGACCAGTGAATCGAGCCATGAAGGCAGAAGCAGTCCTGCTTTGAACAATGGAAATGATGACATTCCTACCGGAGCCGGCAGCAAATACCAGCAgaaaaaggcaaagaaacaaGCAAAGAAACAGGCAAAG CATCAAAAAAGGCAGCATAAGCTTGAGGGCAAAGTTACTTTGGACAGTTTGACATCTCCAAGCCCCGCAGAGACCCAACAAACAGATGCTACTGCAGATGCAATGGATGGGGAAAACGCTAACATAAAGCCATATGAAAAAGACTCGCTCAGTGAAGAAAATCCTACACTAGTCAATCTGTCTGAACAGGATCAGAGCATTGAGCTGGAAAAAGAGGAGGACGGAGATTTAGAGACTGACTGTGACTCATTAGCTACATCATCAGTCAGCAACCGTTTCACTGTCTTGTCAGCAGAGCAGCACTCGCAGGACAGCTTATATGATGAAATGTCCAACATGGAtcaggaaggagaggaggacacACTGCTGGTGGATAAAATGGAGAAAGTGACCCTGGATGATGCTTTCATTGAGGAATCTGATTCTGTGGAACAAGGCACAGAGAGCGAAGATGACTTGCTAGAGGCTAAAGAATATACAGTGATAAACCAAGACCCAGAGCTGGCCTTCCACACACTTGCTACCAGGACGACCCCAGAGAAACAGGAAAGTTCAGTACAATCATGTCTTTTTCAGTTCACAGAGGTGGAAACActgatgcagaacaacagcTTGCTTTGTGTCACTTGCACCAAACGACAGCTGAAGGAAGACAAAGCTGGAG GATCCAAGAAGAATATTTACACTGATGCCTTGAAGCAGATGCTGATCTCCTCTCCACCAGCTGTCCTTACccttcatttaaaaagatttcaGCAA AGTGGATACAGTATTTGTAAAGTTAATAGACATGTCCACTTTCCCCTGATTCTGGATATTGCTCCATATTGTGCAGCCAAATGCAAG AATCTTCCAGAGGGAGATGCTAAGATTTTATACAGTTTGTATGGCATCGTAGAGCACAGTGGGACAATGAGGTCTGGTCATTACACAGCGTATGTAAAAGTTCGACCCGAGTGTCCTAAAGCCTCATCTAAAGGACTCATAGAAG CCGATCATTTTCTTTCAGGAGATGCAGATCCTCCCAGAGGATCTTGGTTCCATATCAGCGATACAAGTTTTCAACCTGTGAGTGAGAGCAAAGTCATGAGCTGCCAAGCCTACCTCCTCTTCTATGAAAGAATCCTCTGA
- the usp16 gene encoding ubiquitin carboxyl-terminal hydrolase 16 isoform X2 — protein MGKKRGKVKSSREDDDIDLTVPSCRHIKRGADQTLLKKLVGISDWMSCQDCKQEENKENINSSLPQDTEEKETEALWMCLKCGHRGCGRNSENKHAVKHYETPRSDPHCLVVSLDNWSVWCYMCDDEVQYSTTGHLAQLVTNLKKQITADPIKIPQKKGKEEVDVSETVQKSETVCIAESENKENKKNRSPQRKNIKKDSDGKSQNQNKTEENYGVPVKGLSNLGNTCFFNAVIQNLSQTQLLRETLNKVTEEKQSLDIKPDSSLKLEPIVVELDQPGSLTFAMCQLLSEIQETKKGVVTPRELFTQVCKKASRFKGFQQQDSQELLRYLLDGMRAEELKRVNTGIMNTLKQSSKCTDGEHLKTLAKDYEKNGLPKNFVDQVFGGEMTSTIMCQQCKTVSIVMEMFLDLSLPVSEEAYRKKNQKKVQKTSESSHEGRSSPALNNGNDDIPTGAGSKYQQKKAKKQAKKQAKHQKRQHKLEGKVTLDSLTSPSPAETQQTDATADAMDGENANIKPYEKDSLSEENPTLVNLSEQDQSIELEKEEDGDLETDCDSLATSSVSNRFTVLSAEQHSQDSLYDEMSNMDQEGEEDTLLVDKMEKVTLDDAFIEESDSVEQGTESEDDLLEAKEYTVINQDPELAFHTLATRTTPEKQESSVQSCLFQFTEVETLMQNNSLLCVTCTKRQLKEDKAGGSKKNIYTDALKQMLISSPPAVLTLHLKRFQQSGYSICKVNRHVHFPLILDIAPYCAAKCKNLPEGDAKILYSLYGIVEHSGTMRSGHYTAYVKVRPECPKASSKGLIEGDADPPRGSWFHISDTSFQPVSESKVMSCQAYLLFYERIL, from the exons ATGGGAAAGAAGAGGGGGAAGGTCAAGAGCTCGAGAGAGGATGATGACATTGACCTGACag ttCCATCCTGCAGACATATTAAAAGAGGAGCGGACCAAACTCTTCTAAAGAAACTTGTGGGTATTTCTGATTGGATGAGTTGTCAGGACTGTAAgcaagaggaaaataaagaaaatatcaaCTCATCCTTGCCTCAAGATacagaagaaaaggaaacagaagcCTTGTGGATGTGCTTGAAATGTGGCCATAGA GGATGTGGAAGGAATTCTGAAAACAAGCATGCCGTTAAACATTATGAAACTCCTCGCTCAGATCCACATTGTCTTGTGGTCAGTTTGGACAACTGGAGTGTGTG GTGTTATATGTGTGATGATGAAGTCCAGTACTCAACAACAGGACATTTGGCACAACTGGTCACTAACCTGAAAAAGCAAATTACTGCAGACCCCATAAAGATACCACAGAAAA AAGGGAAGGAGGAAGTGGATGTATCAGAAACTGTACAGAAATCAGAAACTGTATGCATAGCAGAAAGTGAGAAcaaggaaaacaagaaaaacaggaGTCCTCAAAGGAAGAACATCAAGAAAGACAGTGATGGGAAatcacaaaaccaaaacaaaactgaagaaaactATGGTGTTCCAGTAAAAGGACTGAGCAACCTAGGAAACACCTGTTTCTTTAATGCAGTCATTCAG AATCTTTCACAAACACAGCTCTTAAGAGAGACTCTCAACAAAGTGACAGAAGAAAAGCAAAGTCTTGACATTAAACCTGATTCCTCTTTGAAACTG GAGCCTATAGTTGTGGAATTAGATCAGCCTGGATCCCTGACTTTTGCAATGTGTCAGCTACTCAGTGAAATCCAGGAAACCAAGAAGGGTGTGGTAACACCAAGAGAATTGTTCACACAAGTCTGTAAAAA GGCTTCCAGGTTCAAAGGATTTCAGCAGCAAGATAGCCAGGAACTGCTGCGCTACCTGCTGGATGGGATGCGAGCTGAGGAGCTGAAA AGGGTAAATACAGGGATAATGAACACATTGAAACAATCAAGTAAATGCACAGATGGAGAACATCTGAAAACATTAGCAAAAG ATTATGAGAAAAATGGACTTCCAAAAAACTTTGTTGACCAAGTTTTTGGTGGGGAAATGACCAGCACTATAATGTGTCAGCAGTGCAAAACG GTGTCTATTGTAATGGAGATGTTTTTGGATCTTTCCCTTCCTGTTTCTGAGGAG gcatacagaaagaaaaatcaaaagaaagttCAAAAGACCAGTGAATCGAGCCATGAAGGCAGAAGCAGTCCTGCTTTGAACAATGGAAATGATGACATTCCTACCGGAGCCGGCAGCAAATACCAGCAgaaaaaggcaaagaaacaaGCAAAGAAACAGGCAAAG CATCAAAAAAGGCAGCATAAGCTTGAGGGCAAAGTTACTTTGGACAGTTTGACATCTCCAAGCCCCGCAGAGACCCAACAAACAGATGCTACTGCAGATGCAATGGATGGGGAAAACGCTAACATAAAGCCATATGAAAAAGACTCGCTCAGTGAAGAAAATCCTACACTAGTCAATCTGTCTGAACAGGATCAGAGCATTGAGCTGGAAAAAGAGGAGGACGGAGATTTAGAGACTGACTGTGACTCATTAGCTACATCATCAGTCAGCAACCGTTTCACTGTCTTGTCAGCAGAGCAGCACTCGCAGGACAGCTTATATGATGAAATGTCCAACATGGAtcaggaaggagaggaggacacACTGCTGGTGGATAAAATGGAGAAAGTGACCCTGGATGATGCTTTCATTGAGGAATCTGATTCTGTGGAACAAGGCACAGAGAGCGAAGATGACTTGCTAGAGGCTAAAGAATATACAGTGATAAACCAAGACCCAGAGCTGGCCTTCCACACACTTGCTACCAGGACGACCCCAGAGAAACAGGAAAGTTCAGTACAATCATGTCTTTTTCAGTTCACAGAGGTGGAAACActgatgcagaacaacagcTTGCTTTGTGTCACTTGCACCAAACGACAGCTGAAGGAAGACAAAGCTGGAG GATCCAAGAAGAATATTTACACTGATGCCTTGAAGCAGATGCTGATCTCCTCTCCACCAGCTGTCCTTACccttcatttaaaaagatttcaGCAA AGTGGATACAGTATTTGTAAAGTTAATAGACATGTCCACTTTCCCCTGATTCTGGATATTGCTCCATATTGTGCAGCCAAATGCAAG AATCTTCCAGAGGGAGATGCTAAGATTTTATACAGTTTGTATGGCATCGTAGAGCACAGTGGGACAATGAGGTCTGGTCATTACACAGCGTATGTAAAAGTTCGACCCGAGTGTCCTAAAGCCTCATCTAAAGGACTCATAGAAG GAGATGCAGATCCTCCCAGAGGATCTTGGTTCCATATCAGCGATACAAGTTTTCAACCTGTGAGTGAGAGCAAAGTCATGAGCTGCCAAGCCTACCTCCTCTTCTATGAAAGAATCCTCTGA